In one window of Ptiloglossa arizonensis isolate GNS036 chromosome 5, iyPtiAriz1_principal, whole genome shotgun sequence DNA:
- the Tho2 gene encoding THO complex subunit 2-like protein isoform X2: MAGKVWNSEIWKAWDKHGKNDFLKLIKHKFKEGNTTEWRRGLYELISNGIHGNIKRDNVVQTLGELMNIDGAIPSAIVDIFTLIDAEAHNEERNNFYYIVKEAEKFLTDRILKERLEIDTLQDVGTLKNKSFQTKFIKVKTKLYYKQRKFNLFREESEGYSKLIVELNQERPENEVPSILEIVKSLIGYFNLDPNRVLDILLETFENRPQDDALFIPLIRSYMSDQQVLCEVLGFKYCCTVNATPFSLQKVTALMLQHGVIKLDDILPWLVPDDRTIIKEHEYAMKQAKEYVRKLSIISTKDKEDIPEEKENPQDKYTSNQKFGLCEALLEIGAWEVAQNLFNRLPEHSLTDQRPIALSLCKMIQSLIEPVYRKHCIISPKLQGRRVSSLKSSLAPKPIENLEQIHDQLLPMLIVLGPNLHHDPVLMYKIMRLCHAAIKQCPLDSNKQPVDKNNNLYYDVLTILDVALLPSLSFMDCNCCVAEELWNILKYYPYQNRYCLYARWKNDTPLQHAALLRKRADAQKMIKSIMKRVSKETIKPVGRSIGKLTHSSPGVLFDYVLIQIQLYDNLIGPVVDSLKYLTNISYDVLGYCLVEALAGADRDRFKHDGTSISLWLQSLASFCGAIFKKYNIELTGLLQYVANQLKAQKSLDLLILKEIVQKMAGIEAAEEMTSDQLDAMAGGDLLKNEAGYFSQVRNTKKSSQRLKEALAEHDLAVALCLLMAQQKHCVVYRETDKSHLKLVGKLYDQCQDTLVQFGTFLGSTMTVDEYVERLPSIHSMLQDNHIHSDVAFFLARPMFAHAINIKYDALRKADPNYKKMSTTMKQAKYAEAAQAVMAPVAQSVRPLHPLKVWEDISPQFLVTFWSLSMYDLYVPVESYQREINKLKQLAAQSADSKDVNVSKGKKEQERYTTLIEKLQDERRKQEEHVEKVFAYLRQEKDTWFLSRSAKSAKNETITQFLQLCLFPRCTFTTVDAMYCAKFVHTIHSLKTANFSTLLCYDRLFCDITYSVTSCTENEANRYGRFLCAMLETVMRWHSEKAIFDKECSNYPGFVTKFRVSNQFSEANDMVGFENYRHVCHKWHYKITKAIVVCLDSKDYVQIRNSLIILIKILPHFPVLAKLSQILERKVEKVREEERGQRQDLHVLATSYSGQLKAKTPNMIREADFHHVGDKAGKTQDNPNNDTSEKVGDGISSKEITNGDSRMEKENKDQREKRSASNQIHHESSEKIRKKDENKESSDGKDKHIKKEEIKEDDPIDKKDRKYYKEEHYYSSGVDNLDRDLSSVSNSSASSGPTQDGSDRDAKRRKVENIQKEGRRTEGSLDKKERSSKGKIRDEQKELRKEKKMGRKRDRADESAVTTEQKRRKDDERAKGTHQNGDIPEHREKHHYNKEKSPYTKERTHEREGRESRDKHRRSSDPKRR; encoded by the exons ATGGCTGGTAAAGTGTGGAATTCAGAAATATGGAAAGCATGGGATAAACATGGGAAAAATGATTT CCTCAAGTTAATCAAGCACAAATTTAAGGAAGGCAACACTACAG AATGGAGAAGAGGATTGTACGAATTAATATCGAATGGAATCCATGGGAACATAAAAAGGGACAATGTAGTTCAGACATTAGGTGAACTGATG aATATTGATGGCGCAATACCATCTGCGATAGTAGATATATTTACACTAATAGATGCGGAAGCacataatgaagaaagaaataactTTTATTATATTGTGAAAGAAGCGGAAAAG TTTCTAACAGATAGGATATTGAAGGAACGTTTAGAAATTGATACATTGCAAGATGTAGGAACATTAAAAAATAAGAGTTTCCAAACCAAATTTATCAAAGTGAAGACAAAGTTGTA ttataagcaacgaaaatttaatttatttagagaaGAAAGCGAAGGTTATTCTAAACTTATAGTGGAATTGAATCAGGAACGTCCGGAAAATGAAGTACCATCGATACTAGAAATTGTTAAATCTCTTATTG GATATTTCAATTTAGATCCTAACAGAGTACTTGACATTTTACTAGAAACTTTTGAAAATCGACCTCAAGATGATGCACTGTTTATTCCTTTAATTCGTTCATATATGAGTGATCAGCAGGTACTCTGTGAAGTTTTAGGATTTAAATATTGTTGTACTGTCAATGCTACTCCATTTTCATTACAAAAAGTTACTGCACTTATGTTGCAACATGGTGTCATTAAGTTGGATGATATATTGCCATGGTTAGTGCCAGATGATAGGACCATTATTAAAGAACATGAGTATGCAATGAAACAAGCAAAAGAATATGTTCGTAAATTGAGTATAATTTCTACTAAAGACAAAGAAGATATcccagaagaaaaagaaaacccacag GATAAATATACAAGCAATCAAAAATTTGGATTATGCGAAGCACTGTTAGAAATAGGAGCTTGGGAGGTAgcacaaaacttattcaatagATTACCAGAACATAGTCTTACTGATCAGCGTCCAATTGCATTATCATTGTGCAAAATGATTCAATCTCTTATTGAACCAGTTTATCGCAA gCATTGTATTATATCACCAAAATTACAAGGCAGAAGAGTTTCTTCATTAAAGAGCTCCCTTGCACCAAAACCAATAGAAAATCTTGAACAGATACATGATCAATTGTTGCCAATGCTTATAGTTCTCGGCCCTAATTTACATCACGATCCTGTTTTAATGTACAAAATCATGAGATTATGTCATGCTGCTATTAAGCAATGTCCTTTAGATTCAAACAAGCAACCAGTTGATAAGAATAATAATCTTTATTACGATGTGCTGACTATTCTCGACGTGGCATTGTTACCCTCATTGTCTTTTATGGATTGCAACTGTTGTGTTGCAGAAGAATTgtggaatattttaaaatattatccgTATCAAAATCGATACTGTTTGTACGCTCGCTGGAAGAATGATACACCTTTACAGCATGCTGCTCTCCTACGGAAAAGAGCTGATGCACAGAAAATGATTAAATCTATTATGAAAAGAGTGAGCAAGGAAACTATCAAACCTGTGGGAAGGTCGATAGGTAAACTGACACATTCATCACCTGGTGTATTATTTGATTATGTTCTTATACAGATTCAGTTGTACGATAATCTTATAG GACCTGTCGTAGATTCTCTAAAATATCTGACGAACATTTCATATGATGTACTTGGTTACTGTCTTGTGGAAGCTTTAGCTGGTGCTGATAGAGATAGATTTAAGCATGATGGCACCAGCATATCTCTTTGGCTTCAATCTCTAGCTTCATTCTGTGGAGCTATATTCAAAAAGTATAACATTGAACTTACTGGTCTGTTGCAGTATGTAGCTAACCAACTCAAAGCACAAAAAAG cttagatttattaatattgaaagAGATAGTACAAAAAATGGCAGGTATTGAAGCTGCTGAAGAGATGACTTCAGATCAATTAGATGCTATGGCAGGTGGAGATTTATTGAAAAACGag GCTGGTTACTTCAGTCAAGTACGTAATACAAAAAAATCATCTCAACGATTAAAAGAAGCTCTTGCTGAACATGATCTTGCTGTAGCTCTATGTCTCTTAATGGCACAACAAAAGCATTGTGTTGTCTATAGAGAAACAGATAAATCTCACCTTAAACTTGTTG GAAAATTGTATGATCAGTGTCAAGATACATTAGTTCAATTTGGAACTTTCTTGGGTTCGACAATGACAGTAGATGAATATGTGGAAAGACTTCCATCCATACACTCTATGCTTCAGGACAATCATATACATTCTGATGTTGCATTTTTCCTTGCAAGACCAATGTTTGCACATGCCATTAAC ATTAAATATGATGCCTTGCGTAAAGCTGACCCAAACTACAAAAAAATGTCGACTACTATGAAACAAGCAAAATATGCAGAAGCTGCACAAGCAGTTATGGCACCTGTTGCTCAATCTGTTAGACCTTTGCATCCTTTAAAAGTATGGGAAGACATTTCGCCGCAATTCCTGGTGACATTTTGGTCATTGTCTATGTATGATTTGTATGTTCCTGTTGAAAGTTATCAGCGAGAAATTAATAAGTTAAAGCAACTTGCAGCACAGAGTGCTGATTCCAAAGATGTG AATGTTAGTaaaggaaaaaaggaacaaGAAAGATATACTACATTAATTGAGAAATTACAAGATGAAAGGAGAAAACAAGAAGAACATGTTGAGAAAGTGTTTGCATATCTGAG ACAAGAAAAGGATACATGGTTCTTATCCCGGAGCGCTAAATcagcgaaaaatgaaacaataacCCAATTCCTACAATTGTGCCTGTTTCCTCGATGTACATTTACCACTGTGGATGCCATGTATTGCGCCAAGTTCGTTCACACTATACATTCTTTAAAGACTGCAAATTTTTCAACACTTCTTTGCTATGACAGA CTTTTCTGTGATATAACATATTCAGTTACCTCATGTACCGAAAACGAAGCAAATCGTTATGGGAGATTTTTATGCGCCATGCTGGAAACAGTAATGAGATGGCACTCTGAAAAAGCCATATTCGATaag GAATGTAGCAATTATCCGGGATTCGTGACGAAATTCCGGGTTAGCAATCAATTTTCTGAAGCGAATGACATGGTCGGATTTGAAAATTATAGACATGTATGCCACAAATGGCATTACAAAATTACTAAG gcTATAGTAGTTTGTTTGGATTCCAAGGATTATGTACAAATAAGAAattctttaataatattaataaaaatattaccacATTTTCCTGTATTGGCCAAACTATCACAAATTCTTGAACGTAAAGTAGAAAAAGTAAGAGAAGAGGAGCGTGGACAACGCCAGGATTTACATGTCCTGGCTACGTCGTATAGTGGCCAATTGAAGGCCAAAACTCCAAATATGATTCGCGAAGCAGACTTTCATCATGTAGGAGATAAG GCTGGGAAGACACAAGATAATCCAAATAATGATACATCAGAAAAAGTTGGTGATGGAATATCGAGTAAAGAAATTACTAACGGCGACAGTCGAATGGAAAAGGAGAATAAAGAtcaacgagagaaacgaagtGCTTCAAATCAAATACATCA TGAAAGTTctgagaaaattagaaaaaaagatGAAAACAAAGAAAGTTCTGACGGGAAAGACAAGCATATAAAAAAAGAGGAAATTAAAGAAGATGATCCAATAGATAAAaaagatagaaaatattataaa GAAGAACATTACTATAGCAGTGGAGTAGACAATTTAGATCGAGATCTTTCTAGTGTATCAAATAGTAGTGCTAGTTCTGGACCAACACAAGATGGATCTGACAGAG atgccaaaAGAAGAAAAGTTGAAAACATACAGAAG GAAGGTAGACGCACGGAAGGCAGTTTGGACAAAAAGGAGCGTTCCAGTAAGGGAAAAATAAGGGACGAACAGAAAGAACtacgtaaagaaaagaaaatgggaCGGAAGAGG GATAGAGCAGACGAATCGGCAGTTACAACtgaacaaaaaagaagaaaagatgaTGAAAGAG cGAAAGGAACACACCAAAATGGTGATATTCCAGAACACAGAGAGAAACATCACTATAACAAG GAAAAGTCACCCTACACAAAGGAACGTACTCATGAACGGGAAGGCCGTGAAAGTCGAGATAAACA TAGGAGGAGTTCGGATCCCAAACGAAGATGA
- the Tho2 gene encoding THO complex subunit 2-like protein isoform X1, with amino-acid sequence MAGKVWNSEIWKAWDKHGKNDFLKLIKHKFKEGNTTEWRRGLYELISNGIHGNIKRDNVVQTLGELMNIDGAIPSAIVDIFTLIDAEAHNEERNNFYYIVKEAEKFLTDRILKERLEIDTLQDVGTLKNKSFQTKFIKVKTKLYYKQRKFNLFREESEGYSKLIVELNQERPENEVPSILEIVKSLIGYFNLDPNRVLDILLETFENRPQDDALFIPLIRSYMSDQQVLCEVLGFKYCCTVNATPFSLQKVTALMLQHGVIKLDDILPWLVPDDRTIIKEHEYAMKQAKEYVRKLSIISTKDKEDIPEEKENPQDKYTSNQKFGLCEALLEIGAWEVAQNLFNRLPEHSLTDQRPIALSLCKMIQSLIEPVYRKHCIISPKLQGRRVSSLKSSLAPKPIENLEQIHDQLLPMLIVLGPNLHHDPVLMYKIMRLCHAAIKQCPLDSNKQPVDKNNNLYYDVLTILDVALLPSLSFMDCNCCVAEELWNILKYYPYQNRYCLYARWKNDTPLQHAALLRKRADAQKMIKSIMKRVSKETIKPVGRSIGKLTHSSPGVLFDYVLIQIQLYDNLIGPVVDSLKYLTNISYDVLGYCLVEALAGADRDRFKHDGTSISLWLQSLASFCGAIFKKYNIELTGLLQYVANQLKAQKSLDLLILKEIVQKMAGIEAAEEMTSDQLDAMAGGDLLKNEAGYFSQVRNTKKSSQRLKEALAEHDLAVALCLLMAQQKHCVVYRETDKSHLKLVGKLYDQCQDTLVQFGTFLGSTMTVDEYVERLPSIHSMLQDNHIHSDVAFFLARPMFAHAINIKYDALRKADPNYKKMSTTMKQAKYAEAAQAVMAPVAQSVRPLHPLKVWEDISPQFLVTFWSLSMYDLYVPVESYQREINKLKQLAAQSADSKDVNVSKGKKEQERYTTLIEKLQDERRKQEEHVEKVFAYLRQEKDTWFLSRSAKSAKNETITQFLQLCLFPRCTFTTVDAMYCAKFVHTIHSLKTANFSTLLCYDRLFCDITYSVTSCTENEANRYGRFLCAMLETVMRWHSEKAIFDKECSNYPGFVTKFRVSNQFSEANDMVGFENYRHVCHKWHYKITKAIVVCLDSKDYVQIRNSLIILIKILPHFPVLAKLSQILERKVEKVREEERGQRQDLHVLATSYSGQLKAKTPNMIREADFHHVGDKAGKTQDNPNNDTSEKVGDGISSKEITNGDSRMEKENKDQREKRSASNQIHHESSEKIRKKDENKESSDGKDKHIKKEEIKEDDPIDKKDRKYYKEEHYYSSGVDNLDRDLSSVSNSSASSGPTQDGSDRDAKRRKVENIQKQEGRRTEGSLDKKERSSKGKIRDEQKELRKEKKMGRKRDRADESAVTTEQKRRKDDERAKGTHQNGDIPEHREKHHYNKEKSPYTKERTHEREGRESRDKHRRSSDPKRR; translated from the exons ATGGCTGGTAAAGTGTGGAATTCAGAAATATGGAAAGCATGGGATAAACATGGGAAAAATGATTT CCTCAAGTTAATCAAGCACAAATTTAAGGAAGGCAACACTACAG AATGGAGAAGAGGATTGTACGAATTAATATCGAATGGAATCCATGGGAACATAAAAAGGGACAATGTAGTTCAGACATTAGGTGAACTGATG aATATTGATGGCGCAATACCATCTGCGATAGTAGATATATTTACACTAATAGATGCGGAAGCacataatgaagaaagaaataactTTTATTATATTGTGAAAGAAGCGGAAAAG TTTCTAACAGATAGGATATTGAAGGAACGTTTAGAAATTGATACATTGCAAGATGTAGGAACATTAAAAAATAAGAGTTTCCAAACCAAATTTATCAAAGTGAAGACAAAGTTGTA ttataagcaacgaaaatttaatttatttagagaaGAAAGCGAAGGTTATTCTAAACTTATAGTGGAATTGAATCAGGAACGTCCGGAAAATGAAGTACCATCGATACTAGAAATTGTTAAATCTCTTATTG GATATTTCAATTTAGATCCTAACAGAGTACTTGACATTTTACTAGAAACTTTTGAAAATCGACCTCAAGATGATGCACTGTTTATTCCTTTAATTCGTTCATATATGAGTGATCAGCAGGTACTCTGTGAAGTTTTAGGATTTAAATATTGTTGTACTGTCAATGCTACTCCATTTTCATTACAAAAAGTTACTGCACTTATGTTGCAACATGGTGTCATTAAGTTGGATGATATATTGCCATGGTTAGTGCCAGATGATAGGACCATTATTAAAGAACATGAGTATGCAATGAAACAAGCAAAAGAATATGTTCGTAAATTGAGTATAATTTCTACTAAAGACAAAGAAGATATcccagaagaaaaagaaaacccacag GATAAATATACAAGCAATCAAAAATTTGGATTATGCGAAGCACTGTTAGAAATAGGAGCTTGGGAGGTAgcacaaaacttattcaatagATTACCAGAACATAGTCTTACTGATCAGCGTCCAATTGCATTATCATTGTGCAAAATGATTCAATCTCTTATTGAACCAGTTTATCGCAA gCATTGTATTATATCACCAAAATTACAAGGCAGAAGAGTTTCTTCATTAAAGAGCTCCCTTGCACCAAAACCAATAGAAAATCTTGAACAGATACATGATCAATTGTTGCCAATGCTTATAGTTCTCGGCCCTAATTTACATCACGATCCTGTTTTAATGTACAAAATCATGAGATTATGTCATGCTGCTATTAAGCAATGTCCTTTAGATTCAAACAAGCAACCAGTTGATAAGAATAATAATCTTTATTACGATGTGCTGACTATTCTCGACGTGGCATTGTTACCCTCATTGTCTTTTATGGATTGCAACTGTTGTGTTGCAGAAGAATTgtggaatattttaaaatattatccgTATCAAAATCGATACTGTTTGTACGCTCGCTGGAAGAATGATACACCTTTACAGCATGCTGCTCTCCTACGGAAAAGAGCTGATGCACAGAAAATGATTAAATCTATTATGAAAAGAGTGAGCAAGGAAACTATCAAACCTGTGGGAAGGTCGATAGGTAAACTGACACATTCATCACCTGGTGTATTATTTGATTATGTTCTTATACAGATTCAGTTGTACGATAATCTTATAG GACCTGTCGTAGATTCTCTAAAATATCTGACGAACATTTCATATGATGTACTTGGTTACTGTCTTGTGGAAGCTTTAGCTGGTGCTGATAGAGATAGATTTAAGCATGATGGCACCAGCATATCTCTTTGGCTTCAATCTCTAGCTTCATTCTGTGGAGCTATATTCAAAAAGTATAACATTGAACTTACTGGTCTGTTGCAGTATGTAGCTAACCAACTCAAAGCACAAAAAAG cttagatttattaatattgaaagAGATAGTACAAAAAATGGCAGGTATTGAAGCTGCTGAAGAGATGACTTCAGATCAATTAGATGCTATGGCAGGTGGAGATTTATTGAAAAACGag GCTGGTTACTTCAGTCAAGTACGTAATACAAAAAAATCATCTCAACGATTAAAAGAAGCTCTTGCTGAACATGATCTTGCTGTAGCTCTATGTCTCTTAATGGCACAACAAAAGCATTGTGTTGTCTATAGAGAAACAGATAAATCTCACCTTAAACTTGTTG GAAAATTGTATGATCAGTGTCAAGATACATTAGTTCAATTTGGAACTTTCTTGGGTTCGACAATGACAGTAGATGAATATGTGGAAAGACTTCCATCCATACACTCTATGCTTCAGGACAATCATATACATTCTGATGTTGCATTTTTCCTTGCAAGACCAATGTTTGCACATGCCATTAAC ATTAAATATGATGCCTTGCGTAAAGCTGACCCAAACTACAAAAAAATGTCGACTACTATGAAACAAGCAAAATATGCAGAAGCTGCACAAGCAGTTATGGCACCTGTTGCTCAATCTGTTAGACCTTTGCATCCTTTAAAAGTATGGGAAGACATTTCGCCGCAATTCCTGGTGACATTTTGGTCATTGTCTATGTATGATTTGTATGTTCCTGTTGAAAGTTATCAGCGAGAAATTAATAAGTTAAAGCAACTTGCAGCACAGAGTGCTGATTCCAAAGATGTG AATGTTAGTaaaggaaaaaaggaacaaGAAAGATATACTACATTAATTGAGAAATTACAAGATGAAAGGAGAAAACAAGAAGAACATGTTGAGAAAGTGTTTGCATATCTGAG ACAAGAAAAGGATACATGGTTCTTATCCCGGAGCGCTAAATcagcgaaaaatgaaacaataacCCAATTCCTACAATTGTGCCTGTTTCCTCGATGTACATTTACCACTGTGGATGCCATGTATTGCGCCAAGTTCGTTCACACTATACATTCTTTAAAGACTGCAAATTTTTCAACACTTCTTTGCTATGACAGA CTTTTCTGTGATATAACATATTCAGTTACCTCATGTACCGAAAACGAAGCAAATCGTTATGGGAGATTTTTATGCGCCATGCTGGAAACAGTAATGAGATGGCACTCTGAAAAAGCCATATTCGATaag GAATGTAGCAATTATCCGGGATTCGTGACGAAATTCCGGGTTAGCAATCAATTTTCTGAAGCGAATGACATGGTCGGATTTGAAAATTATAGACATGTATGCCACAAATGGCATTACAAAATTACTAAG gcTATAGTAGTTTGTTTGGATTCCAAGGATTATGTACAAATAAGAAattctttaataatattaataaaaatattaccacATTTTCCTGTATTGGCCAAACTATCACAAATTCTTGAACGTAAAGTAGAAAAAGTAAGAGAAGAGGAGCGTGGACAACGCCAGGATTTACATGTCCTGGCTACGTCGTATAGTGGCCAATTGAAGGCCAAAACTCCAAATATGATTCGCGAAGCAGACTTTCATCATGTAGGAGATAAG GCTGGGAAGACACAAGATAATCCAAATAATGATACATCAGAAAAAGTTGGTGATGGAATATCGAGTAAAGAAATTACTAACGGCGACAGTCGAATGGAAAAGGAGAATAAAGAtcaacgagagaaacgaagtGCTTCAAATCAAATACATCA TGAAAGTTctgagaaaattagaaaaaaagatGAAAACAAAGAAAGTTCTGACGGGAAAGACAAGCATATAAAAAAAGAGGAAATTAAAGAAGATGATCCAATAGATAAAaaagatagaaaatattataaa GAAGAACATTACTATAGCAGTGGAGTAGACAATTTAGATCGAGATCTTTCTAGTGTATCAAATAGTAGTGCTAGTTCTGGACCAACACAAGATGGATCTGACAGAG atgccaaaAGAAGAAAAGTTGAAAACATACAGAAG CAGGAAGGTAGACGCACGGAAGGCAGTTTGGACAAAAAGGAGCGTTCCAGTAAGGGAAAAATAAGGGACGAACAGAAAGAACtacgtaaagaaaagaaaatgggaCGGAAGAGG GATAGAGCAGACGAATCGGCAGTTACAACtgaacaaaaaagaagaaaagatgaTGAAAGAG cGAAAGGAACACACCAAAATGGTGATATTCCAGAACACAGAGAGAAACATCACTATAACAAG GAAAAGTCACCCTACACAAAGGAACGTACTCATGAACGGGAAGGCCGTGAAAGTCGAGATAAACA TAGGAGGAGTTCGGATCCCAAACGAAGATGA